A genomic segment from Euzebya rosea encodes:
- a CDS encoding MBL fold metallo-hydrolase, with amino-acid sequence MATLRRLTNSCLTVTDDHGTTLFDPGFFTFTSGAIDLDSIGDVQRVLITHEHGDHVHPDFVRWLLDRGTDVVVHGPQSVADLLATHDIPVDTTAPAGTSVEDVVHEQVPSGARPPNRAWTIDGLFTHPGDSYQPATTAPVLALPLLVPWGSTTASVAFARRLAPQQVVPIHDFYLSSSGREFIAGMAGGVLADDGIELIALDWGQSATL; translated from the coding sequence ATGGCCACGCTTCGCCGGCTGACGAACTCCTGCCTGACGGTGACCGACGACCACGGGACGACGCTGTTCGACCCCGGGTTCTTCACCTTCACCTCCGGCGCGATCGACCTGGACAGCATCGGTGACGTGCAGCGGGTGCTGATCACCCACGAGCACGGCGACCACGTGCACCCCGACTTCGTCCGCTGGCTGCTGGACCGGGGCACCGATGTCGTCGTGCACGGGCCGCAGTCGGTCGCCGACCTGCTGGCCACCCACGACATCCCCGTGGACACCACCGCACCGGCCGGTACGAGCGTCGAGGACGTCGTGCACGAGCAGGTGCCCTCCGGCGCCAGGCCACCCAACCGGGCCTGGACCATCGACGGGCTGTTCACCCACCCCGGGGACAGCTACCAGCCGGCGACCACCGCGCCCGTGCTTGCCCTCCCGCTGCTGGTGCCGTGGGGGTCCACGACGGCAAGCGTCGCGTTCGCCCGTCGGCTGGCACCGCAGCAGGTCGTCCCGATCCACGACTTCTACCTCTCCTCCTCCGGTCGCGAGTTCATCGCTGGGATGGCCGGGGGTGTGCTCGCCGACGACGGCATCGAGCTGATCGCCCTCGACTGGGGCCAGTCCGCCACCCTGTGA
- a CDS encoding cell wall-binding repeat-containing protein, whose protein sequence is MSLPPSARPAARPAARGLAGLTVLLLLLAAAPAARAGSTAPTMEHRSTSVLSPSTDAQRLRDARAAAGDGPVATALLDLAVRAGDVEGRVLTVDGAPRPAADVADGDGSDDGTAAGNRDGAWAQMGMPVGVVYGGDDGSDTFPIGDLDRDGHDDIVTLTFDAAGVTLVALSGVDGAPLWIAPQPDGLVGTLLQAVPDVDGDGRRDLLATGVGLTEYAGSGHCDETSCRDEFVESVTWEVSMLSGATGTSLWRDAVDGHVSYTYSWDVDTGGETYRIESSNFPLTFLASGDLDGDAALDLISTRTTYTESSDAERTGTFPGPVTTTETQSFEGASTILLVDGADGTTIRELAESGQGTVLHAVPVPDIDGDALTDVLVTRTHGANGSRTCTQLLIQLQCQETSTRAHHDVLLLDGADLSTAWSHEVLSESVGARAPGDLTGDGAVDVLVTDRSASSDPESSRPHLTVLDATDGSQLWTWTAPTVDGDAYSDGVSLVATTPIDGVAGKDIVLRRQVFTYDSDTGEESGELHLIRLAGDDGDELLTTVTEGTTFWYDSRAADADGDGTDDVVLMGFDYDPQSGTETSLLLVEAGDDGETLLTRDLPIFADLTVLGDVDGDGGAEAVVIDFGFDVAFGYGDSGDGDEGAGGGTDADATGTDVFALDGGAVRWTVPGVPDGFTTIEPAGDLDGAGDGVDLLVQSFAVFGDVPMTLTAARAGADGRLLWSDPDPVAISRVAGPSRTATAAALSAATRQTASTVVVARADAWPDAIAGGPLAAMMDASLLLTAGDGLSADTAAEIVRLGATRAVLLGGEQALSARVDADLRAAGLAVERLAGSDRFATAGLIAQRVVAEGGDGSRVAVVRGTHPDPEQGWSDAVVAAAHGAADGHPILLAATDGLSPSTLDALRTLSPTSVLVLGGPSAVSVDAEQQVRDTGARTLRVSGTDRYSTARIVADLAVDAGTSPRRVWVATGRRFPDALAASAAVGTGSVLLLADGDTNDRAEELLGFVGTHRDEVAELVLIGGSAALSDTLETRLRRLLAE, encoded by the coding sequence GTGTCCCTGCCCCCCTCCGCCCGGCCGGCTGCCCGGCCAGCCGCCCGTGGCCTCGCCGGGCTCACCGTGCTGCTGCTCCTGCTCGCCGCGGCCCCTGCAGCACGTGCAGGGTCCACCGCACCCACGATGGAGCACCGGTCGACCTCCGTCCTGTCCCCCTCGACCGACGCACAACGCCTGCGGGACGCCCGAGCGGCAGCGGGCGACGGCCCCGTCGCGACGGCGCTCCTGGACCTCGCGGTGCGGGCCGGCGACGTCGAGGGCCGCGTCCTCACCGTCGACGGGGCCCCGCGGCCGGCGGCCGACGTGGCGGACGGTGACGGCAGCGACGACGGCACCGCGGCCGGGAACCGGGACGGCGCCTGGGCGCAGATGGGGATGCCGGTCGGTGTGGTGTACGGCGGTGACGACGGGTCCGACACGTTCCCGATCGGCGACCTCGACCGTGACGGCCACGACGACATCGTGACCCTGACCTTCGACGCGGCGGGGGTCACGCTCGTCGCGCTCAGCGGGGTCGACGGCGCGCCGCTGTGGATCGCACCGCAGCCGGACGGGCTGGTCGGCACGCTGCTGCAGGCCGTGCCCGACGTGGACGGCGACGGTCGTCGTGACCTGCTGGCCACCGGTGTCGGCCTGACCGAGTACGCGGGATCCGGCCACTGCGACGAGACCTCCTGCCGGGACGAGTTCGTGGAGTCCGTCACCTGGGAGGTCAGCATGCTCAGCGGTGCCACCGGCACGTCGTTGTGGCGCGACGCCGTCGACGGGCACGTCAGCTACACCTACAGCTGGGACGTCGACACCGGTGGGGAGACCTACCGGATCGAGTCCTCCAACTTCCCCCTCACCTTCCTCGCGTCCGGTGACCTCGACGGGGACGCCGCGCTCGACCTGATCAGCACGCGGACGACCTACACCGAGTCCAGCGATGCCGAACGCACGGGGACGTTCCCCGGCCCGGTGACGACCACGGAGACACAGTCCTTCGAGGGGGCGTCGACGATCCTGCTGGTCGACGGCGCCGACGGCACCACGATCCGCGAGCTGGCGGAGTCGGGACAGGGCACCGTCCTGCACGCCGTGCCCGTGCCCGACATCGACGGGGACGCCCTGACCGACGTGCTGGTGACCCGTACCCACGGGGCGAACGGATCCCGGACGTGCACCCAGCTGCTGATCCAGCTGCAGTGCCAGGAAACGAGCACGCGTGCCCACCACGACGTCCTGCTGCTCGACGGCGCTGACCTGTCGACGGCCTGGTCCCACGAGGTCCTGTCGGAGTCGGTCGGTGCGCGTGCACCCGGCGACCTGACGGGCGACGGCGCCGTGGACGTGCTCGTCACCGACCGGTCCGCTTCCTCCGACCCCGAGTCGTCCCGGCCACACCTGACCGTGCTCGACGCCACGGACGGCAGCCAGCTGTGGACCTGGACCGCTCCGACGGTCGACGGGGACGCCTACAGCGACGGCGTCTCGTTGGTGGCGACCACCCCCATCGACGGCGTCGCCGGCAAGGACATCGTCCTGCGGCGCCAGGTGTTCACCTACGACAGCGACACCGGCGAGGAGTCCGGTGAGCTGCACCTGATCCGTCTCGCCGGCGACGACGGCGACGAGCTGCTGACCACCGTCACCGAGGGAACCACGTTCTGGTACGACAGTCGCGCGGCGGACGCCGACGGCGACGGGACCGACGACGTCGTCCTGATGGGGTTCGACTACGACCCCCAGTCCGGCACGGAGACCAGCCTGCTGCTGGTGGAAGCCGGTGACGACGGCGAGACGCTGCTGACCCGCGACCTCCCGATCTTCGCCGACCTGACCGTCCTCGGCGACGTCGACGGCGACGGTGGGGCCGAGGCCGTCGTCATCGACTTCGGCTTCGACGTCGCGTTCGGCTACGGCGACAGCGGCGACGGCGACGAGGGCGCCGGCGGGGGGACCGACGCCGACGCGACCGGGACCGATGTGTTCGCCCTGGACGGCGGTGCGGTCCGCTGGACGGTGCCCGGCGTGCCCGACGGGTTCACCACCATCGAGCCGGCCGGCGACCTCGACGGCGCGGGCGACGGCGTGGACCTGCTGGTCCAGTCCTTCGCCGTCTTCGGCGACGTCCCGATGACCCTCACGGCCGCCCGTGCGGGCGCCGACGGCCGGCTGCTGTGGTCCGACCCGGACCCCGTCGCCATCAGCCGCGTGGCGGGACCGTCGCGGACGGCGACGGCCGCCGCGCTCTCGGCCGCAACCCGCCAGACCGCATCCACGGTGGTCGTCGCACGCGCCGACGCGTGGCCCGACGCCATCGCCGGCGGCCCGTTGGCCGCCATGATGGACGCCTCCCTGCTGCTGACGGCCGGGGACGGCCTGTCGGCCGACACGGCCGCCGAGATCGTCCGACTGGGGGCGACCCGGGCCGTGCTGCTGGGCGGCGAGCAGGCCCTCTCGGCCCGGGTGGACGCCGACCTGCGTGCTGCCGGCCTGGCCGTGGAACGCCTCGCCGGCAGCGACCGGTTCGCCACGGCCGGGCTGATCGCGCAGCGCGTCGTGGCGGAGGGGGGCGACGGCTCACGCGTGGCGGTCGTCCGCGGCACCCACCCCGACCCCGAGCAGGGGTGGTCCGACGCCGTCGTCGCCGCTGCCCACGGGGCGGCCGACGGGCACCCGATCCTGCTCGCGGCGACCGACGGCCTGTCGCCGAGCACGCTCGACGCCCTGAGGACACTGTCCCCCACGTCCGTCCTGGTCCTCGGTGGGCCTTCCGCGGTGTCGGTCGACGCCGAGCAGCAGGTCCGCGACACCGGCGCCCGGACCCTGCGCGTCAGCGGGACCGACCGGTACTCCACCGCCCGGATCGTGGCCGACCTGGCGGTGGACGCCGGGACGTCGCCCCGCCGGGTCTGGGTGGCCACCGGCAGGCGGTTCCCCGACGCGCTGGCCGCGAGCGCGGCGGTCGGGACCGGCAGTGTCCTGCTGCTGGCCGACGGCGACACGAACGACCGGGCCGAGGAGCTGCTCGGCTTCGTCGGCACCCACCGCGACGAGGTCGCCGAGCTGGTCCTCATCGGTGGGTCCGCAGCCCTGTCGGACACCCTGGAGACCCGGCTGCGGCGGCTGCTCGCGGAGTGA
- the fdh gene encoding formate dehydrogenase: MRLLQLLDAWPVARQIRTGDLLGRGRAAQSAASAARRPRTEDAARVVQSICPYCAVGCGQRVHVRDGEVLRIEGDPDSPISRGKLCPKGAATRTMLDSPLRETRVRYRPPHATDWEDLDLDVAMDMIADRVIATRARTWEDRDDDGVPLRRTMGLAHLGGATLDNEENYLLKKLYTALGAIQVENQARIUHSSTVPGLGTSFGRGGATTFLQDLANADVVVIQGSNMAECHPVGFQHVMDAKRRGATIIHVDPRFTRTSAVADIHVPLRAGSDIAFLGGIVNHLLTTEQWFREYVERYTNAATLLDESFLDTEDGGEDQPDIEGLFSGWDPETGTYDTASWQYRGMTAAGAAGDRDSTAAETERAGAHGGELEGGNPPHEDPTLTDPLCVMQVLRRHFARYTPEMVEEVCGVPRETFLRVAEALASTGTPDRAAAFCYAVGWTQHTVGVQYIRTAAIVQLLLGNIGVSGGGILALRGHASIQGSTDIPTLFNILPGYIPMPQASTSSDLSSHVEANAATAGFWGNMRDYLVSLQKAWFGDAATADNDWGFGWLPRLTGDHSAYRTVLDMLDGDVEGYIVIGENPAVGNANSGLHRMAMAQLDWLVVRDFQLIESATFWQDGPEVETGEMVTTDIGTEVFFLPAASHVEKDGTFTNTQRLLQWHDRAVEPQGDCRSDLWFAHQLGLRIKAKLADSELERDQPIRHLTWDYPTEGPHDDPSADAVLREINGWDADGQPLSSYTQMADDGSTAAGCWIYTGCYADGVNQTRRRRPGNEQSWVAPEWGWAWPSNRRILYNRASADPEGNPWSADRAYVWWDAEQGRWTGHDVPDFEGDKPPDYVPPEGATAEAAIGGDHPFVMQADGRGWLFVPRGVVDGPLPTHYEPHESPVRNAMYRQQANPMRERFDRPENVSHGSGQDADAYPCVMTTYRLTEHHTAGAMSRSVAHLSELQPEMFCEVSPALAAERGLANGGWATVISARAAIEARVLVTERMQPLRVGGREIHQIGLPYHWGFRGLSTGDAANDLFALALDPNVHIQEVKAATCDIRPGRRPRGPARRDLVRRHAERDGRDPTADGDPTDRSPTDQQPADPSGSDRP; the protein is encoded by the coding sequence ATGAGACTGCTCCAGCTCCTCGACGCGTGGCCGGTCGCCCGGCAGATCCGGACCGGCGACCTGCTCGGTCGCGGACGTGCCGCCCAGTCGGCGGCGTCGGCGGCCCGGCGGCCCCGGACCGAGGATGCCGCCCGGGTCGTGCAGTCGATCTGCCCCTACTGCGCCGTCGGCTGCGGGCAGCGGGTCCACGTCCGGGACGGGGAGGTCCTGCGGATCGAGGGCGACCCCGACTCGCCGATCTCGCGCGGCAAGCTGTGCCCCAAGGGTGCGGCAACCCGCACGATGCTGGACTCGCCGCTGCGGGAGACACGGGTCCGGTACCGCCCGCCGCACGCCACGGACTGGGAGGACCTCGACCTCGACGTGGCGATGGACATGATCGCCGACCGGGTGATCGCGACCCGTGCCCGCACGTGGGAGGACCGCGACGACGACGGCGTGCCGCTGCGGCGCACGATGGGGCTGGCGCACCTCGGCGGGGCCACCCTCGACAACGAGGAGAACTACCTCCTCAAGAAGCTCTACACGGCGCTCGGGGCCATCCAGGTCGAGAACCAGGCCCGGATATGACACTCCTCCACCGTCCCCGGTCTGGGGACGTCGTTCGGGCGTGGCGGTGCCACGACCTTCCTGCAGGACCTCGCCAACGCTGACGTGGTGGTGATCCAGGGCTCCAACATGGCCGAGTGCCATCCGGTGGGGTTCCAGCACGTGATGGACGCCAAGCGGCGTGGCGCGACGATCATCCACGTCGACCCGCGGTTCACCAGGACCAGCGCCGTGGCCGACATCCACGTGCCGCTGCGCGCCGGCAGCGACATCGCCTTCCTCGGCGGGATCGTCAACCACCTGCTGACCACCGAGCAGTGGTTCCGCGAGTACGTCGAGCGCTACACCAACGCCGCGACGCTGCTGGACGAGTCGTTCCTCGACACCGAGGACGGCGGCGAAGACCAGCCCGACATCGAGGGGTTGTTCTCCGGCTGGGACCCCGAGACCGGCACCTACGACACCGCCAGCTGGCAGTACCGCGGCATGACCGCCGCCGGTGCGGCCGGCGATCGTGACTCCACGGCCGCCGAGACCGAACGGGCCGGCGCGCACGGGGGCGAGCTCGAGGGCGGCAACCCGCCCCACGAGGACCCCACCCTCACCGACCCGCTGTGCGTCATGCAGGTCCTGCGCCGCCACTTCGCCCGCTACACCCCCGAGATGGTGGAGGAGGTGTGCGGCGTGCCACGCGAGACGTTCCTCCGGGTCGCCGAGGCGCTGGCGTCCACGGGCACCCCCGACCGGGCGGCCGCCTTCTGCTACGCCGTCGGCTGGACGCAGCACACCGTCGGGGTGCAGTACATCCGCACCGCCGCCATCGTGCAGCTGCTGCTGGGCAACATCGGGGTGTCCGGCGGCGGCATCCTGGCCCTGCGTGGCCACGCGTCCATCCAGGGGTCCACCGACATCCCGACGCTGTTCAACATCCTGCCCGGCTACATCCCGATGCCGCAGGCCTCCACGTCCTCCGACCTGTCCAGCCATGTCGAGGCGAACGCCGCCACCGCCGGGTTCTGGGGGAACATGCGCGACTACCTGGTCAGCCTGCAGAAGGCCTGGTTCGGCGACGCGGCCACAGCCGACAACGACTGGGGGTTCGGCTGGTTGCCGCGGCTGACCGGTGACCATTCGGCCTACCGCACGGTGCTGGACATGCTCGACGGCGACGTCGAGGGCTACATCGTCATCGGTGAGAACCCGGCGGTCGGCAACGCCAACTCGGGGCTGCACCGGATGGCCATGGCCCAGCTGGACTGGCTGGTCGTGCGCGACTTCCAGCTGATCGAGTCGGCAACGTTCTGGCAGGACGGCCCCGAGGTCGAGACCGGCGAGATGGTCACCACCGACATCGGCACCGAGGTGTTCTTCCTGCCAGCCGCCAGCCACGTGGAGAAGGACGGCACCTTCACCAACACCCAGCGGCTGCTCCAGTGGCACGACCGGGCGGTGGAGCCGCAGGGTGACTGCCGCAGCGACCTTTGGTTCGCCCATCAGCTGGGGCTGCGGATCAAGGCGAAGCTGGCCGACAGCGAGCTCGAGCGCGACCAGCCGATCCGCCACCTGACCTGGGACTACCCGACCGAGGGCCCCCACGACGACCCGTCGGCCGACGCGGTGCTGCGCGAGATCAACGGGTGGGACGCCGACGGGCAGCCGCTGTCCAGCTACACCCAGATGGCCGATGACGGATCGACCGCGGCGGGCTGCTGGATCTACACCGGCTGCTACGCCGACGGGGTCAACCAGACGAGACGTCGCCGTCCGGGCAACGAGCAGTCGTGGGTGGCGCCGGAATGGGGCTGGGCGTGGCCGTCGAACCGTCGGATCCTCTACAACCGGGCGTCGGCGGACCCCGAGGGCAACCCGTGGTCGGCGGATCGTGCCTACGTCTGGTGGGACGCCGAGCAGGGCCGCTGGACGGGGCACGACGTGCCCGACTTCGAGGGCGACAAGCCGCCGGACTACGTCCCGCCCGAGGGTGCGACGGCGGAGGCAGCCATCGGTGGTGACCATCCGTTCGTGATGCAGGCCGACGGTCGTGGCTGGTTGTTCGTGCCGCGCGGGGTGGTCGACGGGCCGCTGCCGACCCACTACGAACCGCACGAGTCACCCGTGCGCAACGCCATGTACCGCCAGCAGGCCAACCCGATGCGCGAACGGTTCGACCGGCCCGAGAACGTCTCCCACGGCAGCGGGCAGGACGCCGATGCCTACCCCTGCGTGATGACCACCTACCGGTTGACCGAGCACCACACGGCGGGGGCGATGAGCCGCTCCGTCGCCCACCTGTCGGAGCTGCAGCCGGAGATGTTCTGCGAGGTCTCCCCCGCCCTCGCCGCGGAGCGGGGCCTTGCCAACGGCGGGTGGGCGACCGTCATCAGCGCCCGGGCCGCCATCGAGGCCCGCGTGCTGGTCACCGAGCGCATGCAGCCGCTGCGGGTCGGTGGGCGGGAGATCCACCAGATCGGCCTGCCCTACCACTGGGGGTTCCGGGGGCTGAGCACCGGTGACGCCGCCAACGACCTGTTCGCCCTGGCGCTGGACCCCAACGTGCACATCCAGGAGGTGAAGGCGGCCACCTGCGACATCCGTCCGGGTCGGCGTCCCCGCGGCCCCGCCCGGCGGGACCTCGTCCGCCGCCACGCCGAACGGGACGGTCGCGATCCGACCGCCGACGGGGACCCCACGGACCGATCACCCACCGACCAGCAGCCCGCCGACCCGTCAGGCAGCGACCGGCCATGA
- a CDS encoding 4Fe-4S dicluster domain-containing protein — protein MNPSRYTSSPATVGYDDDRPRMAFFTDTTVCIGCKACEVACKEWNDVPSTPLELTGFSYDNTGGLGSESWRAVKFVEQRLPEIRRQGADGAFVSAGQQGPDLSAVGTGGFAGDPQELDLTRADADGIALAVDAAAGAGDFRWLMASDVCKHCTTAACLDVCPTGALFKTEFATVVLQDDICNGCGYCVPACPYGVVDRRPDDGRAFKCTMCYDRMKGDMTPACAQSCPTDSIMFGTWEDMRAAAGDRLEEVVAAGLPGAQLYGEDTANGVDGCGAFFLLLDDPEVYGLPPDPIATTKDLPDMWRAAARAAAVMVAGIAGAVLVAGRRASR, from the coding sequence ATGAACCCCAGCCGTTACACCTCCTCCCCCGCCACCGTCGGCTACGACGACGACCGGCCGCGCATGGCGTTCTTCACCGACACCACCGTGTGCATCGGCTGCAAGGCCTGCGAGGTGGCCTGCAAGGAGTGGAACGACGTGCCGTCCACCCCGCTGGAGCTGACGGGGTTCTCCTACGACAACACCGGCGGCCTGGGCAGCGAGAGCTGGCGGGCCGTGAAGTTCGTCGAGCAGCGGCTGCCCGAGATCCGCCGGCAGGGTGCCGACGGGGCGTTCGTCTCGGCCGGCCAGCAGGGCCCCGACCTCAGCGCGGTCGGTACCGGCGGGTTCGCCGGGGATCCCCAGGAGCTGGACCTCACGCGTGCCGACGCCGACGGGATCGCGCTGGCCGTCGACGCCGCCGCGGGCGCCGGCGACTTCCGCTGGCTGATGGCCTCCGACGTGTGCAAGCACTGCACCACGGCCGCGTGCCTCGACGTCTGCCCGACCGGTGCGCTGTTCAAGACCGAGTTCGCCACCGTGGTCCTGCAGGACGACATCTGCAACGGCTGCGGCTACTGCGTGCCGGCATGTCCCTACGGCGTGGTCGATCGCCGACCCGACGACGGTCGCGCCTTCAAGTGCACCATGTGCTACGACCGCATGAAGGGCGACATGACGCCGGCGTGCGCCCAGTCGTGTCCCACCGACTCCATCATGTTCGGCACCTGGGAGGACATGCGGGCGGCCGCCGGGGATCGCCTGGAGGAGGTCGTCGCCGCCGGGCTGCCGGGGGCCCAGCTGTACGGCGAGGACACCGCCAACGGCGTCGACGGCTGCGGCGCGTTCTTCCTGCTGCTCGACGACCCCGAGGTCTACGGCCTGCCGCCCGACCCGATCGCCACGACGAAGGACCTGCCGGACATGTGGCGGGCAGCGGCCCGGGCAGCCGCGGTCATGGTCGCGGGGATCGCCGGCGCGGTGCTCGTCGCCGGCCGGAGGGCGTCCCGATGA
- the mce gene encoding methylmalonyl-CoA epimerase, whose amino-acid sequence MKLQRIDHVGYAVEDLEAAIAFHERLYGAEVAHRETIETDGVAEALLAIGPSFIQLLTPTRDDSPVAKFLERNGEGVHHIGYGVADIEATFKELQDIGVRLVEDHPRPGSRGCTVAFLHPKHAMGVLVELVEDPTLEGRPYDPPGAASGHPQP is encoded by the coding sequence ATGAAGCTGCAACGAATCGATCATGTCGGGTACGCCGTCGAGGACCTCGAGGCGGCCATCGCGTTCCACGAGCGCCTGTACGGGGCGGAGGTGGCGCATCGGGAGACCATCGAGACCGACGGCGTCGCCGAGGCCCTGCTGGCGATCGGCCCGTCGTTCATCCAGCTGCTGACGCCGACGCGTGACGACTCGCCGGTGGCGAAGTTCTTGGAGCGCAACGGCGAGGGTGTGCACCACATCGGCTACGGCGTGGCCGACATCGAGGCCACCTTCAAGGAGCTGCAGGACATCGGCGTGCGGCTGGTCGAGGACCACCCCCGACCCGGCAGCCGCGGCTGCACCGTGGCCTTCCTCCACCCCAAGCACGCCATGGGCGTGCTGGTGGAGCTGGTGGAGGACCCGACGCTGGAGGGGCGGCCATACGACCCGCCCGGCGCTGCGTCGGGGCATCCCCAGCCCTAG